From a region of the uncultured Draconibacterium sp. genome:
- a CDS encoding UpxY family transcription antiterminator — translation MIKKPTYAWYAVYTKTNFEKRIKKYLEQRNIECYLPVHKTLKQWSDRKKWIEEPLFKSYIFVKVSNVEFFKVLDIPGVFNYVSFGGKPQTIPSFEIENVKVFVEHGKQEVIITREKIAHGAKVRIQHGPLKGVIGEVVQMSGHSRIVVRVEALGYCLSLNVTKNMIKDLTDIQTEFAKKVESRNSIVKSI, via the coding sequence ATGATAAAGAAACCCACCTACGCATGGTATGCCGTGTATACGAAGACCAATTTTGAAAAGCGAATTAAAAAGTACCTTGAACAACGCAATATAGAATGCTATTTGCCAGTGCACAAAACGTTAAAACAATGGAGCGACAGAAAAAAGTGGATTGAAGAACCGCTGTTTAAAAGCTACATATTTGTGAAAGTTAGTAATGTTGAATTCTTTAAAGTACTGGATATTCCCGGTGTTTTTAATTACGTCAGTTTTGGAGGAAAGCCTCAAACCATTCCCTCATTCGAAATTGAAAATGTAAAGGTTTTTGTAGAACATGGTAAACAAGAAGTTATAATAACACGTGAAAAAATTGCACATGGAGCAAAAGTTCGCATTCAACACGGCCCTTTGAAAGGAGTTATTGGCGAGGTAGTACAAATGAGCGGACACTCCAGAATCGTGGTTCGTGTAGAGGCTCTTGGCTATTGTCTGTCATTAAACGTTACAAAAAACATGATTAAAGATTTGACTGACATACAAACTGAATTCGCAAAAAAGGTTGAGAGCAGAAATAGTATCGTAAAGAGTATATAA
- the rfbF gene encoding glucose-1-phosphate cytidylyltransferase, producing the protein MKVVILAGGLGSRLSEETELKPKPMVEIGGKPILWHIMKIYSYYGFNDFVILLGYKGYVIKEYFTNYYMHQSDITINLKYNETQILNNHSEPWRISLIDTGMDSMTGGRIKRIKDYINKETFLLTYGDGVSNINISNLLSFHRANNKLLTVSSVQPEGRWGALEINENNEVISFQEKQKGDGQWVNAGFFVCEPEIMNYIEGDLTIFEKEPLEHLARDRQLVTYKHSGFWSPMDTIKDKRVLDQLIQSKKAPWMLWENNTSEKVNGKKTIHTVNV; encoded by the coding sequence ATGAAAGTAGTAATTCTCGCAGGAGGACTAGGCTCCCGTTTGTCTGAAGAGACAGAACTTAAACCAAAACCAATGGTAGAAATTGGAGGAAAACCAATACTATGGCACATAATGAAAATCTACTCTTATTATGGTTTTAACGACTTTGTAATACTGCTGGGCTACAAAGGTTATGTAATAAAAGAGTACTTCACCAATTATTACATGCACCAGTCTGATATTACCATTAACTTAAAGTATAACGAAACACAAATTCTGAATAATCACTCAGAACCCTGGCGAATTTCGCTAATCGACACTGGCATGGATTCGATGACCGGAGGCCGAATTAAAAGAATTAAGGATTACATTAATAAGGAAACATTTCTGCTTACCTACGGCGATGGTGTATCAAATATTAACATTTCCAATTTATTGTCTTTTCACAGGGCCAATAATAAGTTACTAACCGTTAGTTCGGTACAACCCGAAGGGCGTTGGGGGGCGTTGGAAATAAATGAAAACAACGAGGTAATTAGCTTCCAGGAAAAACAAAAAGGTGATGGACAATGGGTTAATGCAGGCTTTTTTGTTTGCGAACCTGAAATAATGAATTACATCGAAGGCGATTTAACCATATTTGAAAAAGAGCCGCTAGAGCATCTTGCCCGCGACAGACAACTTGTAACTTATAAACACTCCGGCTTTTGGAGTCCAATGGATACCATAAAAGACAAAAGAGTTTTAGATCAACTCATTCAATCTAAAAAAGCACCGTGGATGCTTTGGGAGAACAATACCTCCGAAAAGGTTAATGGAAAAAAGACTATTCATACTGTTAATGTCTGA
- the rfbG gene encoding CDP-glucose 4,6-dehydratase, translated as MKYTFLEVFRGKKILVTGHTGFKGAWLCLLLDKIGAKVSGYALAPPTTPSLYEVANVDKCVDSTIGDIQEYQMLYSTIERVKPDAIIHMAAQALVIESYKNPVETYLTNVMGTVNLLNATRQVNGVKAIVNVTTDKCYENNEWLWGYRENDRLGGYDPYSNSKACSELVTASFVNSFFNKNNYDEHGVAIATARAGNVIGGGDWGQNRLIPDFIRAISEGQEIVIRNPLAIRPWQHVLEPLTGYLNVLSKLLTDGPKYSGAWNLGPNDTETKNVEWIIYTICKKWGNSASFKLDENVHPHETQSLKLDISKAKSLLEWKPKWDIETTLDNIVEWHKAFYENKNMRAVCNRQIDNYLNA; from the coding sequence ATGAAGTATACTTTCCTTGAGGTTTTCAGAGGTAAAAAGATACTGGTTACCGGCCACACCGGATTTAAGGGAGCATGGCTTTGTTTGCTCTTAGATAAAATTGGTGCAAAAGTGTCGGGGTATGCCCTGGCGCCACCAACTACCCCATCGTTGTATGAGGTTGCAAATGTTGATAAATGCGTTGATTCAACGATTGGAGACATTCAGGAATACCAAATGCTTTATTCTACAATTGAGCGCGTTAAACCCGATGCAATCATCCACATGGCTGCGCAAGCGCTGGTGATAGAGTCATACAAAAATCCGGTTGAAACTTACTTAACCAATGTAATGGGAACGGTAAATTTGTTAAATGCCACACGACAGGTAAACGGTGTTAAAGCTATTGTGAACGTTACTACTGATAAATGCTACGAGAACAATGAGTGGTTATGGGGATATCGTGAGAATGACCGGCTTGGTGGTTACGATCCATATTCAAACAGCAAGGCCTGTTCCGAACTTGTAACCGCCTCATTCGTAAATTCCTTTTTTAATAAAAACAATTACGATGAGCACGGTGTAGCTATAGCAACAGCTCGTGCCGGAAACGTAATTGGAGGAGGTGATTGGGGCCAAAACCGACTCATCCCCGATTTTATAAGAGCTATTTCCGAAGGGCAAGAAATTGTTATTCGAAATCCCTTGGCTATCAGACCGTGGCAACATGTACTCGAGCCGCTGACTGGTTATTTAAATGTATTAAGTAAATTACTTACTGATGGACCCAAATATAGCGGTGCCTGGAACTTGGGACCAAATGACACGGAAACAAAAAACGTAGAATGGATAATTTATACAATTTGTAAAAAGTGGGGCAACAGTGCTTCTTTTAAATTAGATGAAAATGTTCATCCACACGAAACTCAGTCCTTAAAACTTGACATTTCTAAAGCAAAATCACTATTGGAGTGGAAACCCAAATGGGATATTGAAACAACTTTAGACAACATAGTTGAGTGGCACAAAGCATTTTATGAAAATAAAAACATGCGAGCAGTTTGCAACAGGCAAATTGATAATTATTTAAATGCTTAG
- a CDS encoding class I SAM-dependent methyltransferase — translation MKCRHCKTPLKHVFLNLGYAPHSNAYLNHNQLAHPEKEFPLKLCVCHNCWLVQTEDYSNRADLFTDDYAYFSSVSSSWLKHSQDYAKMIQKRLELNSDSFVIEIASNDGYLLKNFVAEGIPCVGIEPTDSTADVSEKIGVPVIREFFGEKFAQNLAKNNQQADLIIGNNVYAHVPDINDFTLGLKAVLKPGGTITLEFPHLLNLIRLKQFDTAYHEHYSYLSLYTVSQIFEMAGLRIFDVEKLSTHGGSLRVYGCHSENARQTTEAVTAILNEEKEYGLQDLSVYSNFQSEADKIETELIHFLTSQKKNGKKVSAYGAAAKGNTLLNYGKIDNKLIDFVCDAAPSKQGKYLPGSHIPVYHPNQLTISKPDYVLILPWNLKEEISNQIKYVREWGGKLVIPAPELTVLD, via the coding sequence ATGAAATGTAGACATTGTAAAACGCCGTTAAAACATGTTTTTCTTAATTTAGGATATGCCCCACATTCAAATGCATATTTAAACCACAACCAACTAGCACATCCTGAAAAAGAATTTCCATTAAAATTGTGTGTGTGCCATAATTGCTGGCTTGTACAAACCGAAGACTACTCGAACAGAGCCGATTTATTTACCGACGATTATGCCTATTTCTCGTCGGTTTCGAGCAGTTGGCTTAAACATTCTCAGGATTATGCAAAAATGATTCAAAAACGTTTGGAGTTAAATTCGGATAGTTTTGTTATCGAGATAGCATCAAACGATGGTTATTTATTGAAAAATTTTGTTGCCGAAGGAATTCCATGTGTTGGAATAGAACCAACAGATAGCACTGCCGATGTATCGGAAAAAATTGGAGTGCCGGTAATTCGGGAGTTTTTTGGTGAAAAATTTGCTCAAAATCTTGCCAAAAACAACCAGCAAGCCGATTTAATAATTGGAAATAATGTTTATGCACATGTGCCTGATATTAATGATTTTACGCTGGGCCTAAAAGCAGTGTTAAAACCTGGAGGAACAATCACCCTGGAGTTTCCTCACCTACTAAACCTAATTCGCTTAAAACAATTCGATACGGCTTACCACGAGCACTACTCCTATTTGTCGTTGTATACGGTTAGTCAAATTTTTGAAATGGCTGGTTTACGCATTTTTGATGTAGAAAAACTCTCGACTCATGGTGGTAGTTTACGAGTTTATGGTTGCCATTCGGAGAATGCACGACAAACTACTGAAGCAGTTACTGCTATTCTAAATGAGGAAAAGGAATATGGCTTGCAAGATCTTTCGGTTTATTCAAATTTCCAGAGTGAGGCAGATAAAATTGAAACCGAATTAATTCACTTCCTTACCTCGCAAAAGAAAAATGGGAAAAAAGTGAGTGCCTACGGTGCTGCTGCTAAAGGAAACACTTTACTCAATTATGGGAAAATTGACAATAAACTGATTGATTTTGTTTGCGATGCAGCTCCTTCAAAACAAGGCAAGTATTTACCCGGAAGCCACATACCAGTCTATCACCCAAACCAACTCACCATATCGAAACCCGATTATGTACTTATACTCCCCTGGAACCTTAAAGAAGAGATAAGTAACCAAATAAAATACGTTCGCGAATGGGGTGGAAAACTGGTGATACCGGCTCCGGAATTAACAGTTTTAGACTAA
- a CDS encoding class I SAM-dependent methyltransferase: MKQVTCLSCNSENVEDFFTVKNAPVQSVLTVKTYDEAIAVPKNDITLTFCNNCGFIFNSTFDTGIDYYTKGYEDQQGFSGRFVEFITAISNQLIKKYDVENKNIVEIGCGKGEFLQLICKLGNNKGIGIDPAYVPGRLEPNPNVRFINEFYSEKHGDLPMDVIVCRHTLEHIYKTNNFIHTIRTSVKNKKKVTVFIEVPNITRILDICAFWDIFNEHCSYFSAGSLAKLLRLNKFEVLDIQLEYDNQYLLLVAQTTDRILDTPHELEESIDELKSYLQKFVVTINKQLAYWRKQLQQMKTDNKKVVIWGGGSKSVGFLTQVDDLKLIKHVVDINPHIQGNYIPGIGIQYVSPKNLLKIVPDTVIVMNGIYKDEIGKMLSDMNLEPELICL, from the coding sequence ATGAAACAAGTAACATGTTTAAGTTGCAACAGCGAAAACGTAGAAGACTTTTTTACCGTAAAAAATGCACCTGTACAGAGTGTGCTTACCGTTAAAACATACGACGAAGCAATTGCGGTTCCGAAAAACGATATTACGCTTACTTTTTGTAATAATTGTGGATTCATTTTTAACAGCACTTTTGATACCGGTATCGACTATTACACCAAAGGATACGAGGATCAACAAGGTTTTTCCGGAAGGTTTGTAGAGTTTATTACCGCAATATCAAATCAACTCATAAAAAAATACGATGTTGAAAATAAAAACATCGTTGAAATTGGTTGTGGAAAAGGTGAGTTTCTTCAACTGATTTGCAAACTTGGAAACAACAAAGGTATTGGCATTGATCCGGCTTATGTGCCGGGAAGATTAGAACCAAATCCTAACGTCCGGTTTATAAATGAGTTTTATTCGGAAAAACATGGCGACTTACCAATGGATGTAATTGTATGCAGACATACACTCGAGCATATTTATAAGACAAACAATTTTATACACACAATACGCACTTCGGTAAAAAATAAGAAAAAAGTTACTGTTTTTATCGAAGTTCCCAACATAACACGGATACTTGATATTTGTGCCTTTTGGGATATTTTCAACGAACACTGTTCATATTTTAGTGCAGGTTCTTTAGCCAAACTTTTAAGGTTAAATAAGTTTGAGGTACTTGACATTCAACTGGAATATGACAATCAGTATTTGCTTTTGGTGGCTCAAACTACCGACAGAATATTGGATACGCCTCATGAACTTGAGGAATCAATAGACGAACTAAAAAGTTATCTGCAGAAATTTGTGGTAACGATAAATAAACAGCTGGCCTACTGGCGCAAACAGCTGCAACAAATGAAAACCGATAACAAAAAAGTTGTAATCTGGGGCGGAGGTTCAAAGTCAGTTGGTTTTTTAACACAGGTTGATGATTTGAAACTAATTAAACATGTTGTTGATATAAATCCTCATATACAGGGAAACTATATTCCCGGAATTGGAATACAGTATGTTAGTCCTAAAAATTTGCTCAAAATTGTCCCTGATACTGTTATAGTTATGAACGGGATCTACAAAGATGAAATTGGCAAAATGCTTTCCGATATGAATCTCGAACCGGAGTTGATTTGCCTGTAA
- a CDS encoding glycosyltransferase yields MTKIAEIIRFYSLDEIMDFIDKGEEYPRHHIWCYDKLKEDGLQAECIDYNKNSRWNKIGEKLMILNLQQQIDLLKRSDEFDVIFAPFVSDVFLLALLKSFGFYNKPVVAVALEAFTPYKKNYFKRLRQKLLRSVYVNGVDSLLFINEITYQHCNNYKKLKASHQFSNTWGADIDFFDTFLNRQTEPPAQNYVYATGGTGRDYNTLFQAFKHIDYRLRVTTKGDLEKHILDNKTANIEIDNTVTPGLYSVGLIRKEYYNALAVAIPLKKSITNFPIGLTVLFESLAMAKPVISSHNKAYPFDIEKEKVGFNIDFEDVQGWKDCVNYLIDNPNEAREMGERGKYMCEKKYNYKLFSNDVSKLVKKYGFTNDILTTPNSKAPTYR; encoded by the coding sequence ATGACAAAGATAGCAGAGATAATTCGGTTTTACTCGCTTGATGAGATAATGGATTTTATTGATAAAGGCGAAGAATATCCGCGACATCACATTTGGTGCTACGATAAATTAAAAGAGGATGGATTGCAAGCCGAATGTATCGACTACAACAAAAATAGCAGATGGAACAAAATTGGTGAGAAGCTAATGATTTTAAACCTGCAGCAACAAATTGATCTTCTTAAACGCTCTGATGAATTCGATGTTATTTTTGCTCCCTTTGTTAGCGACGTTTTTTTACTGGCTCTTCTAAAATCATTCGGATTTTATAATAAACCAGTTGTGGCTGTAGCCTTAGAGGCATTTACACCTTATAAAAAGAATTACTTTAAACGATTAAGACAAAAATTGCTTCGATCGGTTTATGTAAACGGTGTCGATTCATTGTTGTTTATAAATGAAATTACTTATCAGCATTGTAATAACTACAAAAAATTAAAAGCATCTCACCAGTTTTCAAATACATGGGGAGCCGATATTGATTTTTTCGATACGTTTCTGAACCGACAAACTGAACCTCCTGCTCAAAATTATGTGTATGCTACAGGTGGAACCGGAAGAGATTATAATACTTTATTTCAAGCTTTTAAACACATTGACTATCGACTAAGAGTTACCACCAAAGGCGATCTGGAAAAACATATTTTGGATAACAAAACTGCAAATATTGAGATAGACAATACTGTAACTCCCGGCTTATATTCTGTTGGTCTTATCCGGAAAGAATATTATAATGCATTGGCCGTTGCCATTCCGTTAAAAAAGAGTATCACCAATTTCCCAATTGGCTTAACCGTTCTTTTTGAATCACTTGCAATGGCTAAACCTGTAATTTCGTCGCACAACAAAGCCTACCCCTTTGATATTGAAAAAGAAAAAGTTGGTTTCAATATTGATTTTGAAGATGTTCAGGGATGGAAAGATTGTGTTAACTACTTAATTGATAACCCGAACGAAGCCCGTGAAATGGGCGAACGAGGCAAATACATGTGTGAGAAAAAATACAATTATAAACTGTTCTCGAACGATGTTTCCAAGCTCGTTAAAAAATACGGTTTTACTAATGATATACTAACCACCCCAAATTCCAAAGCACCTACATATAGGTAG
- a CDS encoding T9SS type A sorting domain-containing protein, with the protein MKNYLLIICLISCTALYSTAQEIELIGKGVLNQDNQTITFTDPASIDMVVVEAACIFEDRAPATARFYETVGGEDYEVEFNYVEQNLSVHANGDFYHFGYFTATFSDVDASGISLEQLTHFGEVLSFTAYVYRNDSPPNIYSTVKDDHAFVFNNGSASPLIYEFSIPASATPRNVEVVVPFSDLQSNFLRWANVTVKAGTDMVESEFQTNNEGDLLRFEKLQLSDVPGNVTTVTVEIYSPEVNLDGKVGDSFITGSVLLTVEETEECAECEGQITTLDLEFLGEETDATVVVYESKYRDGHELATFYNVNSEDILSLVGNRKQGKMGPKIFVSINGENPVEIHTSCSQPIYAGMTFGDFLIVEGTSHDGGDLCYNPIKSEDPPQAGCDECEGQITMLELEFLGEQTDASIKIYERKYQDNNLFATFDNINNGDIFTISGVNNHGKMGPKIFLTINDGDPIEIHTSCSQPIYAGMSFGDFLIISGASHDGGMLCEYPVDVQNQTKSALIDNSNAIPDKDGLIVYPNPVSHSATISFNPSFNGKATIKLYNSTGQLATQLLNENVKRDVPIRLTLNAQEYSDGLYILIVQNGQNTERAKINIVR; encoded by the coding sequence ATGAAAAACTATTTACTTATAATTTGCCTGATATCTTGTACGGCCCTTTATTCAACCGCACAAGAAATAGAGCTAATTGGAAAAGGCGTTTTAAACCAAGACAACCAAACAATAACTTTTACAGATCCGGCCAGCATTGATATGGTTGTGGTTGAAGCTGCTTGTATTTTCGAGGATAGAGCACCTGCCACAGCCCGTTTTTACGAAACCGTTGGAGGTGAAGATTATGAAGTTGAGTTTAACTATGTTGAGCAAAATTTAAGCGTTCATGCAAATGGCGATTTTTATCATTTTGGCTACTTTACAGCAACGTTTAGTGATGTTGACGCATCAGGAATTAGTCTTGAACAGTTAACTCATTTTGGAGAAGTATTATCTTTTACGGCATATGTATACAGAAATGACAGCCCTCCAAATATCTACAGCACGGTAAAAGATGATCATGCATTTGTTTTTAACAATGGATCAGCCTCTCCCCTAATATACGAGTTTAGTATTCCGGCTTCAGCAACTCCTCGAAATGTAGAAGTAGTGGTACCATTTAGCGATTTGCAAAGTAACTTTCTGCGATGGGCTAATGTTACAGTAAAAGCTGGAACTGATATGGTTGAGTCTGAGTTTCAGACCAACAACGAAGGAGACCTGTTGCGTTTTGAAAAACTCCAGCTTTCTGATGTTCCCGGAAACGTTACAACAGTTACTGTTGAAATCTACTCGCCAGAAGTTAACCTTGATGGAAAAGTTGGTGATTCGTTTATTACCGGCTCTGTACTGTTAACGGTTGAAGAAACTGAGGAATGTGCCGAATGCGAAGGGCAAATTACAACATTGGATCTTGAATTTTTAGGCGAAGAAACAGATGCAACGGTTGTTGTTTACGAAAGTAAATATCGGGATGGACATGAACTTGCAACATTTTATAATGTTAATAGCGAAGATATTCTCTCGCTTGTTGGTAACAGAAAACAAGGCAAGATGGGACCAAAAATTTTCGTCTCAATAAATGGTGAAAATCCTGTTGAAATCCACACCAGTTGTTCGCAACCCATATACGCAGGCATGACCTTTGGCGATTTTTTAATTGTTGAAGGAACTAGTCACGATGGTGGCGATTTATGTTACAACCCGATAAAGAGCGAGGATCCCCCGCAAGCCGGCTGCGATGAATGTGAAGGACAAATAACAATGTTGGAACTCGAATTTTTAGGAGAACAAACTGATGCTTCAATAAAAATTTATGAAAGGAAATACCAGGACAATAACTTATTCGCAACTTTCGATAATATAAATAATGGCGACATTTTTACAATTAGCGGGGTGAACAATCATGGAAAGATGGGGCCCAAAATATTCCTGACCATCAACGACGGCGATCCAATAGAAATTCATACAAGTTGCTCGCAACCCATATATGCTGGAATGAGCTTTGGAGACTTCCTTATTATTTCAGGAGCTAGTCACGACGGTGGAATGTTATGCGAATATCCCGTTGATGTTCAGAATCAAACAAAATCGGCATTAATTGATAATAGTAATGCAATACCAGATAAAGATGGACTTATTGTTTACCCGAATCCTGTTTCACATTCGGCTACTATTTCATTTAATCCTTCATTTAATGGGAAAGCAACTATTAAGCTGTACAATTCTACAGGCCAACTGGCAACGCAACTTTTAAATGAAAATGTAAAACGAGACGTTCCGATACGATTAACATTAAACGCACAGGAATATTCTGATGGTTTATATATTCTGATCGTACAAAACGGACAAAATACCGAACGCGCAAAAATAAATATTGTAAGGTAA
- a CDS encoding lipopolysaccharide biosynthesis protein — translation MSSTLKEKTVNGFKWSFLDNVGKVGGQFVIGIILTRLLSPADFGLVGMLTIFIVIGQTLTNSGYGQALVQKKDADLTDFSTVFYFNILASTLIYAVIFVCSPYIARFYNEPQLVLLTKVICLNFVINAFGLIQIIYLDKALDFKAPSIIGIVSVFVAGGVSIVLAYNDFGVWALVVNTVLRSLITTLLLWFVSKWRPIFVFSKKSLASMFSYGSKILLAGLLQSVFRNIYYLIIGRIFDAKSLGYYTRAAQFTELPVSTLTIVIQKVTFPVFSSIQNDTEKVIGGYNKVYRLLASAAFPLMVFIYISSGPLIEIVLGEKWLPVVPYLKLLCLYSWVYVFFTVNNQIITIKGRSDFYLHIQIIDKILIVLAIALTYKKGISALILGHMVATVITFFVGCYYMKKVIAISLLSQLKNIFPFFVASLFMLATGILISKIISGNIQYLLACIIIAPVVYMFGLWIFKVKELNIGFNWAKTTIKKFKNKK, via the coding sequence ATGAGTAGTACACTAAAGGAAAAAACCGTAAATGGTTTTAAGTGGTCTTTTTTAGATAATGTTGGAAAGGTTGGCGGACAATTCGTAATTGGAATAATATTAACCCGATTGTTAAGCCCTGCTGATTTTGGATTGGTGGGAATGTTAACCATATTTATTGTAATTGGGCAGACTTTAACCAACAGCGGTTATGGGCAAGCTCTGGTACAAAAAAAAGATGCCGATCTTACTGATTTTTCTACTGTTTTCTATTTTAACATACTGGCAAGTACACTTATTTACGCTGTAATATTCGTTTGCTCGCCTTACATTGCACGTTTTTATAACGAACCTCAACTGGTTCTGTTAACCAAGGTTATTTGTCTCAACTTTGTTATTAATGCTTTTGGGCTTATCCAAATTATTTATCTCGATAAAGCCCTCGATTTTAAGGCACCATCAATAATTGGTATTGTTAGTGTTTTTGTTGCAGGTGGAGTAAGTATTGTTCTTGCTTATAACGATTTTGGTGTTTGGGCATTGGTTGTTAATACCGTTTTACGAAGTTTAATTACTACCCTGCTTCTGTGGTTTGTAAGTAAATGGCGTCCGATTTTTGTTTTTAGCAAAAAATCTTTAGCCTCAATGTTTTCTTATGGCTCTAAAATTTTATTGGCTGGCTTGTTGCAATCGGTATTCCGAAACATCTACTATTTAATTATTGGTAGGATTTTCGATGCCAAAAGTTTGGGCTACTACACACGGGCTGCTCAGTTTACAGAACTACCTGTTAGTACTTTAACAATAGTTATTCAAAAAGTTACCTTCCCGGTATTTTCATCTATACAAAACGATACTGAAAAGGTAATTGGAGGATACAATAAGGTTTATCGTTTGCTGGCCTCTGCGGCTTTTCCACTCATGGTTTTTATATATATCAGTTCCGGGCCGCTTATTGAAATTGTACTTGGAGAAAAATGGCTGCCGGTTGTTCCATACCTTAAACTATTGTGTTTGTATTCGTGGGTTTATGTGTTTTTTACTGTAAATAACCAGATTATAACAATAAAAGGCCGAAGCGATTTCTATTTACACATTCAGATTATCGATAAGATTTTGATTGTTCTGGCAATCGCTTTAACCTATAAAAAAGGAATTTCTGCTTTGATTTTGGGACACATGGTTGCAACTGTAATAACCTTTTTTGTAGGGTGCTATTACATGAAGAAAGTTATAGCAATATCCCTACTCTCTCAATTGAAAAATATATTTCCATTTTTTGTGGCATCACTATTCATGCTTGCCACCGGAATACTTATATCAAAAATAATATCGGGTAACATTCAATACTTACTGGCATGTATAATTATTGCACCGGTGGTGTACATGTTTGGCCTGTGGATATTTAAAGTAAAAGAGTTGAATATTGGATTTAACTGGGCAAAAACAACTATAAAAAAGTTTAAAAACAAAAAGTAA
- a CDS encoding glycosyltransferase has protein sequence MKNVIYVGYPSFPKGMAQVQRQLLIAKGLAENNCKVLVLNRYGVHNKTETEIKADGVFEGIDYKYCSGTPFRSESFLRRNILKIKGLFVELKTLIKESRKNNAKVLIITCNNFKGILYYTLVAKVLKYTSVVDQVEFWSAQDFGKKRKIDSFLNDRYYGALSDKSIVISDFLMTKLKKDQPETPAIKIPAICDFSKFQNQQRHVNGSQYFLYCGSAAYFEVIKFVLDSYALLQSNTALVLVISGDPKWIERVRNYIKSNTIQLVRIKSNIPYSELVSLYKGSVALLIPLRPNLQDIARFPHKLGEYTASKRPIVSSNIGEVKAYFKDGINAFLSETYNIEEYSKKMQEVIEFPEKREQIATRSFATGMKDFDYRKNSKQLYQFIFEN, from the coding sequence ATGAAAAATGTTATCTATGTTGGTTACCCTAGTTTCCCGAAAGGAATGGCGCAAGTACAACGCCAATTACTTATTGCAAAGGGGCTCGCCGAAAACAATTGTAAAGTTCTGGTTTTAAACAGGTATGGTGTTCACAACAAAACTGAAACAGAAATAAAGGCGGACGGAGTTTTTGAAGGAATAGACTATAAATATTGCAGTGGTACACCTTTCCGTTCAGAAAGTTTTCTTCGTAGAAATATTCTAAAAATAAAAGGATTATTTGTTGAACTAAAAACGCTTATAAAAGAAAGTCGAAAGAATAATGCCAAAGTGCTAATAATAACATGTAATAATTTTAAAGGTATTTTGTATTATACACTTGTTGCCAAAGTTTTAAAATACACTTCAGTTGTCGATCAGGTTGAATTTTGGAGTGCCCAGGATTTTGGTAAAAAGCGAAAGATTGATTCATTTTTAAACGACAGATATTACGGTGCCCTTTCTGATAAAAGTATTGTTATCAGCGATTTCTTGATGACAAAACTAAAAAAGGATCAACCGGAAACACCAGCTATAAAAATTCCGGCTATCTGCGATTTCTCTAAATTCCAGAACCAGCAACGACATGTTAACGGCTCGCAATATTTTCTGTATTGTGGTTCGGCTGCCTATTTCGAGGTAATAAAATTTGTTTTAGACTCCTATGCCTTACTTCAATCAAATACAGCCTTAGTACTGGTTATAAGTGGCGATCCGAAATGGATTGAAAGAGTGCGAAACTATATAAAGAGCAACACCATTCAGTTGGTTAGAATTAAGAGTAATATACCGTACTCTGAGCTTGTTAGTTTATACAAAGGAAGCGTTGCATTATTAATTCCGCTTCGGCCAAATTTGCAGGATATTGCCCGGTTCCCTCATAAACTGGGAGAATATACAGCGTCGAAAAGACCTATTGTTTCATCTAATATTGGTGAAGTTAAAGCCTACTTTAAAGACGGAATAAATGCATTTTTAAGTGAAACTTACAATATAGAAGAATACAGTAAAAAGATGCAAGAAGTAATTGAATTTCCGGAAAAGAGAGAACAGATTGCTACACGTTCATTTGCTACCGGAATGAAAGATTTTGATTACAGAAAAAACTCAAAACAATTATACCAATTCATTTTCGAAAATTAG